GAATACCACCTACAGTATTGAAGATAGCCGGTGCGTGTTTTTTGTTCCAGGCACCCAGTTCTTTCAGTACGTTCACTTCTTCGGGGGGAATGTGACCAGCGGCATCAGGGCCAATATCCAGCAGGAGGTTACCACCATTACTGATCGCATCTGCAAAGATGGTGATGATTTCATAAGGTGTTTTCCAGTTGGTATCGTCAGGGTGATAGCCCCAGTTGCTATTAATAGTCATACATAGTTCCCACCAGTTGTAGTGAGGGCGGGTGACCGGGAAGTTTTGTTCCGGTGTTTCGTAATCACCATATCCCTGCAGGCGTCCATTGATGATCGCGTTAGGGTTGTGGGTGGTGAGCATGGTCCGTATTTTTGGTGCTTCCCATTCAGCGACGCTGTGTTCCCAGTCGCCATCGAACCACCAGAGGTCAGGATTGAACAGGGTCATTACTTCTTTGAGTTGTCCTTCGTAGAAGTTGCGGAAGCGTTGCCAGCGTACAGTATCTTTATTGGCATTATAGCGGGAACTATCTTTCAAAAAGCCGGGATAGTCGGGATAACTCCAGTCGATCAACGAAAAGTAAGCGCCGCATTTAATGCCTTCTTTACGCAGGGCGGCATAGAAGGGGGTGATTACATCTCTTTTGGCGGGTGTACTGTTCACCGCGTCCAGCTTACTTAATTTGCTGTCCCACAGTGCTACCCCATCATGGTGCTTGGTGGTGATCACCGCATAGCGGGCGCCTGATTCTTTGATGAGCGAAGCCCATTCAACAGGGTCATAACCGGAAGCAGTAAAGCCTTTTAGTTGTGACATATAGTCCTGATATGATATTTTTTTATTGTGGAATGACCAGGATTCGTCTACCCCATTTACGGAATATATGCCCCAGTGAATAAAGATTCCGAGCTTCGCATCGGAGAACCATTGCATCTTTTGAGAGATTTCCGAAGGTGGAACATGTTGTTGGGCAAAGGCGCTGGCACATGACGCAAGGGCAATAGCAGCCTGCAATAAGATTCTTTTCATTGTCAGATAAAAATTGATAATAAGAATGTAAAAGTCCGGGTTGGTATAGTGTTTGCTGCTTTGATACCACCTACAGGACTAATATTACAGGTAACTCTAATGGCTAGAGCTACGAAGGTAGAAACACCTACTTAATTGAAAAAGAAAGCGTGAAAATAGTTTTAATCAGTAAATTTAGTCCCTGGATTTTCGCCAAGTACAATAAAAAATTAATTAAAACAATCTATTAAAGATGCAACCCACTTTATTGATTCTGGCAGCCGGTATGGCGAGCCGTTATGGTAGTTTGAAACAAATACAGCAGTTTGGCCCTAGCGGTGAGACTATTATCGACTACTCTATCTATGACGCGATCAGAGCAGGTTTTGGTAAGATTGTGTTTATTATCAGGAAGGATTTTGAAGCGGAATTCAGAGAGATATTTGAACCTAAGCTGAAGGGTCGCGTACAGACTGATTACGTATATCAGGAGATGGATGCTTTCCTGGATGGATATCCGGTACCAGCGGATCGTACTAAGCCGTGGGGTACAGCGCATGCTGTATTGTGTGCTAAAAACGCGATCAACGAACCATTTGCAGTGATCAACGCAGATGACTTTTATGGTCGTGACTCATTTGAGAAAATGGCGAAATTTCTCGAAAACTCCTGCAAACCTGATGTATATAGCGTAGTGGGTTATCAGCTGAACAAGACTATTTCTGAGCATGGTTCCGTATCCCGTGGGGTATGCGCCGCCGATAGCAATGGCAACCTGGCTGAGATCAACGAGCGTACCAAGGTATATAAGGATGGCGATAAGATCGTGTACGAAAATGCTGATGGCAGCAAGCACGAACTGGCACCTGAAACACCGGTATCCATGAATTTCTGGGGTTTCCACCAGAATGTATTTGAGAAGAGCCAGAAGCTGTTCAAGGAATTCCTGGAGAAAGATGGTGATAAGCCGAAGTCTGAATTCTTTATTCCGATTGTAGTGGACAACTTCATTAAGAACAAACTGGGTGTGGTAAATGTGTTACCTACCGGTGCACAGTGGTTCGGTGTTACATACAAGGAAGATGCGCCAGGCGTACAGGCTAGTTTGTCAGCACTGGTTGAGTCAGGAGAATATCCAACTAACCTGTGGAAATAAACTAACATCTGGTATTATTAACGTCAGTCGTTATACAATAATTCTGCAGGTTTTATTAAAAATGTACAAAGAAAAGGGGTTAAATTTCAATATTTTCAAAAAGGGAAGATTTGTTTGCGAAATCACTAAATTTTTTGATTGTATTGTTTTTTACTTCAATCACCAATACTTTTGTACAGTTAAACAACAAAGCATTCCTCCCATGTGGGTAAATAAAGACAATAACAAGATTAATCACATCGTAGCTCAGCTCAATTGGGCTATTACGCTCGTTGTGATCGTCGTTGTCATTATTAGCCACCAGTATGGAGGATAGGTAACTGTGTACAACCAAATCAATATACAGCCTTCCTCCACCAGAGGGAGGCTTTTTTTATGCCTGTTATTTCACTGGATTTCTAATATCTGAATTATATGTATAGCTATTACAACGAGAACACCATCATTTACGTGGACGGGGAGTATAAGAAAGCCACCGAAGCCAAAATCGACCTGTTTGGTCAGTCATTACATTATGGATACGCCGTATTCGAAGGTATCAGAGCTTATAAGACTGCTAGCGGAGAAGTGAAGATCTTCAAGGCAGAAGAGCACTTCGATCGTTTCCGTCGTAGCTGTGAGTTAATTCATATGCCTTACAACTACACCAACGAGGAGTTAATCACCGCTTGCTATAAGGTGCTGGAACTGAACAACCTGGAGGAAGCATACATTCGTCCGCTGGCTTATTGCCCGCCGAACATGACCCTGAAAGCTGCATCCGAAATGAACGTGATGATCTGTGCATGGGAATGGGGTGCTTACCTGGGTGAGAAGCTGCTGAAAGTAATGACTTCTTCTTTTCAGCGTCCAAATCCAAAGGCATTTAAGATTGAGTCCAAATCAGCTGGTCTGTATGTAAACTCCATCCTGGCTTCGCAGGAAGCTAAATCCGCTGGTTATGACGAGGCGCTGCTGCTGGATCTGGATGGCTATGTAGCTGAAGGTCCGGGTGCAAACATATTCTTCGAAAAAGATGGTAAGATCGTTACGCCGCCATTAGGAGCTATTCTGCCTGGTATTACCCGTGCTACAGTGATTGAACTGTGCGAGGAACTGAATATTCCGTTGGAACAAAGACTGTTCACTACCGACGAACTGAAGCAGGCTGATTGCGCATTCTTCTGTGGTACTGCCGCTGAACTGATCGGGTTAGAATCTCTGGATGGTCATGCATTTGGCAAGCCTTGGGCACAATCTCTGGGTAAGTTGCTGCAACAGGCTTATAAAGCTAAGGTGCTGGAGAAGGAATTCGATCGTTCTTCAGTGAAGGTAGCGTAAGGGATAAAAGGTGTTCAGAATATATAACTGGATCATTTTCAGGATCTTTTTCTGGAATAGAGGTTGTATTTTGTATATAATTTAGAAATAAGAACATACCGGGTGCATTATTGCCTGGTATACCCAATGAACACTGCTTCGCTTTGATATTCAATAGGTGAGTGGTCCGATGGCGGCCGGCCGTCAGACCACTCCCATTTTAAAGGATCTGCGTACGTATTAGAAGAATTTTTTAATAGTTGGATTTTGGATTTTTGAGTCCATTTTATTCAATACCATAGCGGTTTTGAGACGAAAATGGACACGCTTGAAATCCGGTTGGACCCCCAAATGTCGGTTTGGAACTTGGCGTATATAGCCGCTTCTTTGTATCCTGCTTAACATGATATTCAACATTTGGGAACCGGTTGAATGAACAGCACCGGAACCCAGGCAAACATTTACTTAAAGATGGAATTGAACAAGTACAGCAAAACGCTCACTCAGGACCCTACACAGCCTGCAACCCAGGCACAGTTGTATGGTATAGGTTTAACAGATGAGGACCTGAAGAAAGCACAGGTGGGCATTGCCAGCATGGGATATGATGGCAACACCTGTAACATGCACCTGAATGAACTGGCACAGGAGGTCAAAAAAGGGGTCTGGGCTAATGATTTGGTCGGCCTTACCTTTCATACCATAGGCGTCAGCGATGGTATGACCAATGGTACACCAGGTATGCGTTACTCGCTGGTCAGCCGTGATCTGATTGCTGATTCCATCGAAACTGTAGTGGGTGGCCAATATTATGATGGCCTCATCACTGTTCCTGGTTGTGACAAAAACATGCCAGGCTCCCTGATAGCAATGGGTCGCTTAAACCGTCCTGCTATCATGGTATATGGTGGTTCTACCTCTCCTGGTCATTATAAAGGACAGGATCTGAACATCATTTCCGCTTTTGAAGCACTCGGCCAGAAAATGGCGGGTAATATGAACGACGAGGATTACAAAGGTATCATCATGAACTCCTGCCCTGGAGCCGGTGCGTGTGGTGGTATGTATACCGCTAATACCATGAGCTCCGCTATCGAGGCGATGGGTATGAGCCTTCCTTACAGTTCTTCTACTCCTGCTCAGAGCGAAGCAAAACGCGAAGAATGTAGACTGGCAGGCCAGTATATTCGTCTGCTGCTCGAAAGAGATATCAAGCCAAAGGACATTATGACCTTCAAGGCTTTTGAAAACGCTGCTGTAGTGATTATGGCCATGGGTGGTAGTACCAATGCCGTGCTGCATATGATCGCTATTGCAAAAGCAGTGGGTGTGAAGTTTAATATCAACGACTTCCAGCGTATCAGCGACAGCACTCCACTGATTGCCGATCTGAAACCAAGCGGTAAATACCTGATGGAAGACCTGCACAAAATTGGCGGCGTTCCATTGGTAATGAAATACCTGCTGAAAGCTGGTTTGCTCCATGGCGATTGTCTGACTGTAACTGGCAAGACGATAGCTGAAAACCTGGAAAGCGTACCAGACCTGGATTTTGAAAGCCAGAGCATCATCGTTCCGGTAGAAAAACCACTGAAAGAATCCGGTCACATCCAGATCCTGTACGGTAACCTGGCAGAACTGGGTTCCGTAGCGAAGATCACTGGTAAAGAAGGTGAATTTTTCCGTGGTACTGCAAGGGTTTTCGATGGTGAATATGAACTGATAGCAGGTATCACCAGTGGCCGTGTAAAGAGCGGCGACGTAGTGGTGATCCGCAACGTAGGTCCGAAAGGTGCACCAGGTATGCCTGAAATGCTGAAGCCTACCTCCGCCATCATGGGTGTAGGTCTTGGTAAGAGCGTAGCACTGATCACCGATGGCCGTTTCTCTGGCGGTACCCACGGTTTCGTGGTAGGTCATATTACCCCTGAAGCGGTAGAAGGTGGCCTGATCGGATTGGTTGAAGACAACGATATAATCGAAATTGACGCAAAACAAAACACCATTAAGCTGGAAGTAAGCGATGAAGAAATCGCTGCACGCCGCGCCAAATGGGTAAAACCTGCCCTGAAGGTAACTAGTGGGGTATTATATAAATACGCAAAACTCGTTTCAAATGCAACAGAAGGATGTGTTACCGATGAAGCCTGAGCCGGCTAATCAGCCAGCAGCGGCTACTGCGGAAAAACTACATATTACCGGTTCCGAAGCCGTAATCCGCTCGCTGATTGCAGAAGATGTGAAAACCATTTTCGGCTATCCAGGTGGGGCCATTATGCCCATTTATGATGCCCTATACGATTTTCAGGATGAGGTCCATCATATATTAGTACGCCACGAACAGGGTGCTACCCATGCTGCGCAGGGGTATGCCCGTACCTCCGGTAAGGTGGGTGTGGTATTTGCTACTTCCGGCCCCGGTGCTACCAACCTGGTAACAGGTCTGGCAGATGCTTATATGGATTCTACTCCAATGGTATGTATTACAGGTCAGGTGGCTGCTCACCTGCTGGGTACCGATGCCTTCCAGGAAACTGACGTGATCGGGATTACCATTCCTATTACTAAATGGAATATACAGGTAACCCGTGCTGAAGATATTCCAGGTGCTATCGCTAAAGCATTTTACATTGCAGCCAGCGGTCGTCCGGGTCCTGTACTGGTAGATATTACCAAGAATGCACAGGTTGCTAAGTTCGATTTTGAATATAGCAAGTGTGAATATATCCGCAGTTATCACCCTGTTCCAAAGCTGAACAACGAAGCGGTGAGATCTGCAGCTGCCCTGATCAACGAAGCTAAGCGACCTTATATCCTGTGTGGACATGGGGTACTGCTGGCTGGCGCTGAAAAGGAACTGATCGCCCTGTCTGAAAAAGCAGGTATACCGATCGCTTCCACCTTGTTAGGTCTCTCTGCCGTTCCGGTAGATCATCCTAACTATGTGGGTTTCCTGGGTATGCATGGTAACTATGCACCTAACATCAAAACAGACGAGTGTGATGTAGTCATTGCTGTAGGTATGCGCTTTGACGACCGCGTAACCGGTGATGTTACCAGGTATGTAAAACAGGCAAAGGTTATCCACATCGAAATCGATGCGGCTGAGATCAACAAGATCATCACTGCAACAGTAGGTGTACATGCCGATGCTAAAACTGCGCTGAAAGCCTTGTTGCCATTGGTGAAAGAAGCCAAACACGATGAATGGATTGCTGGCTTCAAAGAGGCAGATAAGCAGGAACAGGAGAAAGTAAACCGTGGTGAACTTTATCCTACCGAAGGGGCACTGAAAATGGCGGAAGTAGTACGTATCATCTCTGAACGTACCGAAGGTAAAGCAGTACTGGTTACAGACGTAGGTCAGCACCAGATGATTGCCAGCCGTTACTACCGCTTCAAGGATCCAAATACCAATATTACCAGTGGTGGTATGGGTACTATGGGTTTCTCACTGCCAGCTGCCATGGGTGCTAAGATGGGTGCTCAGGAAAAAGAAGTAGTAGCAGTGATTGGGGATGGTTGTTTCCAGATGACCTTACAGGAATTAGGTACGATTTACCAGTCACAGATTGGTGTGAAGATCGTGATCCTGAACAACAACTTCCTGGGTATGGTGCGTCAGTGGCAGCAGCTGTTCCATGACAAGCGTTATTCTTCCACCGAAATGACTAACCCTGATTTCGTACAGATTGCGAAAGGGTTTTACATTCCTGGCAAGAAGGTAACTGACCGTGCTGATATTGTGGCGGCCGTTGATGAAATGATCTCCCACGATGGTGCTTACCTGCTGGAAGTGGTTGTAGAAAAGGAAGACAACGTATTCCCGATGGTACCAGCTGGTGCTCCAATTGCTCATATCAGGCTCGAGTAGTAAACCTTTTTAACAACGAAGAATTTTTATGCAAAAAGAATATACAATCACGGTATATACAGAAGACAGGATCGGTATCACGAACCGTATCACTGTTATCTTTACGCGCCGTCGAATCAATATCACCAGCCTCACAACCGCACCAACGGAGATTGAGGGTGTTTACAAGTTCATCATCACTGTACTGTCAGAAAGATCGCTACTGGATAAAGTAGTGGGGCAGATAGAGCGACTGGTAGAAATTCATCGTGCATTTGTACATGAAGAGGATGAAGTGGTATACCAGGAGCTGGCACTGTATAAGATCTCTACCAAGGCATTGAAGAATGGCAGCATCGAAAAGCTGATCCGGGAAAATGCGGCAAGGATCCTGACCATTACAGACGAATACTTTGTATTGGAGAAGACCGGTCACCAGGAGGAGCTGATAGCGCTACAGGCTAAACTGGCTCCTTATGGACTGATAGAATATTCCAAGAGCGGTCGCGTGGCGATCGTGAAATGGAGTCGTCGTTTCCATGATCATTTGAAAAATCTGTCCGAACAGGAGACAGATGATCTGGCCGAAGTGGATTATACACACGGACAGCCAGGTTCACATCAGGCAGAGAGTATCTAATAACTAAATAAAATTCATTAGGGCTGACTGTATGGTCAGCCCTAATTCTTATCTCAATCACATGTCCCAGGTATTAACAAGTGTTAATCCGCTCAATATTCTCGATGCAGCGGTGAAGTTGAAACCAGTGGTGAACCGAACACCGCTGACCTATAGTCCAACATTGTCACGCAGGTACAATGCTGATATTTATCTGAAAAGAGAAGATATGCAGATTGTACGCTCGTATAAGCTGCGTGGTGCTTACAATAAGATCAGTAGTCTTGACAAAGATCTGCTGGCCAAAGGCGTAACATGCGCCAGCGCAGGGAATCATGCGCAGGGTGTTGCATATGCCTGTCGTCAGCTGGATATTAAAGGCGTCATCTTCATGCCGATCATTACCCCGAAGCAGAAGGTGAACCAGGTAAACATGTTTGGCGGAGATAATATTGAGATCAGGCTGGTGGGAGATACATTTGATGATTGTTCTGCCGAAGCGCAGGCGTATACAAATGCGCACGGTATGACATTCGTTGCCCCTTTTGACGACCCTAAGATCATAGAAGGACAGGGTACAGTAGCAGTAGAGGTACTGGAAGACCAGTCTCATATTGATTATATCTTTGTGCCCATCGGTGGTGGCGGCCTCGCTGCCGGTACCGGTACTTATTTTAAAACATACAGTCCGCATACTAAAGTGATCGGGGTAGAACCTAAAGGTGCTGCGTCTATGACTGCAGCACTGGAAAAAGGTGAACCTGTAACGCTGGGCGAAATTGAGCGCTTTGTAGACGGTGCTGCTGTGAAGAGAGTGGGTACGCTGAATTTCGAAATCTGTAAAGATGTGCTGGATAAAATGCACACCGTAGCAGAAGGTAAGGTTTGTACTACCATCCTGAAATTGTACAATGAAGATGCGATCGTAGTGGAGCCGGCTGGCGCATTGTCTATCGCAGCACTGGACGATTTTGCCAAAGAAATTGAGGGCAAGAAAGTAGTATGTATAGTAAGTGGTGGTAACAATGACATTGATCGCATGCAGGAGATCAAAGAAAGGTCTTTACTGTATGAAGGGCTGAAACATTACTTCATCATCCGCTTTGTACAGCGCCCGGGAGCCCTGAAAGAGTTTGTAAACCATGTACTGGGCCCTGATGATGATATTACAAGATTTGAATTTATACAGAAGCATAATAAAGAAATGGGTCCTGCCCTGATTGGGGTGGAGCTGAAAAAGAAAGAGGATTATGATATTCTGATAGCCAATTTTTCGAAGTACGGTATTCATTATACTGCACTGAATGAAGATGATGACTTATTTGGTTACTTAGTGTAAGGTGTTGCAATATATCTGGTAACAAGAAATTAACCTCCTGTATTACGCAGGAGGTTTTATTTTGCCCCTTTTAATTACATTTAGATAAATAATTCCGGAAGATGAGCAATCTCATGCGCGCAGCCCT
This Chitinophaga sancti DNA region includes the following protein-coding sequences:
- the ilvA gene encoding threonine ammonia-lyase IlvA, producing the protein MSQVLTSVNPLNILDAAVKLKPVVNRTPLTYSPTLSRRYNADIYLKREDMQIVRSYKLRGAYNKISSLDKDLLAKGVTCASAGNHAQGVAYACRQLDIKGVIFMPIITPKQKVNQVNMFGGDNIEIRLVGDTFDDCSAEAQAYTNAHGMTFVAPFDDPKIIEGQGTVAVEVLEDQSHIDYIFVPIGGGGLAAGTGTYFKTYSPHTKVIGVEPKGAASMTAALEKGEPVTLGEIERFVDGAAVKRVGTLNFEICKDVLDKMHTVAEGKVCTTILKLYNEDAIVVEPAGALSIAALDDFAKEIEGKKVVCIVSGGNNDIDRMQEIKERSLLYEGLKHYFIIRFVQRPGALKEFVNHVLGPDDDITRFEFIQKHNKEMGPALIGVELKKKEDYDILIANFSKYGIHYTALNEDDDLFGYLV
- a CDS encoding alpha-L-fucosidase → MKRILLQAAIALASCASAFAQQHVPPSEISQKMQWFSDAKLGIFIHWGIYSVNGVDESWSFHNKKISYQDYMSQLKGFTASGYDPVEWASLIKESGARYAVITTKHHDGVALWDSKLSKLDAVNSTPAKRDVITPFYAALRKEGIKCGAYFSLIDWSYPDYPGFLKDSSRYNANKDTVRWQRFRNFYEGQLKEVMTLFNPDLWWFDGDWEHSVAEWEAPKIRTMLTTHNPNAIINGRLQGYGDYETPEQNFPVTRPHYNWWELCMTINSNWGYHPDDTNWKTPYEIITIFADAISNGGNLLLDIGPDAAGHIPPEEVNVLKELGAWNKKHAPAIFNTVGGIPQGHFYGPTTLSKDSTTLYLFLPGKVTGAIMVKGLMNNIRNIQVVGTDVQLSHKIVGKISWSSVPGLVYIDVPENVQDKYMTVLALQLDKPVKLYRGKGGFLTNND
- a CDS encoding nucleotidyltransferase family protein — encoded protein: MQPTLLILAAGMASRYGSLKQIQQFGPSGETIIDYSIYDAIRAGFGKIVFIIRKDFEAEFREIFEPKLKGRVQTDYVYQEMDAFLDGYPVPADRTKPWGTAHAVLCAKNAINEPFAVINADDFYGRDSFEKMAKFLENSCKPDVYSVVGYQLNKTISEHGSVSRGVCAADSNGNLAEINERTKVYKDGDKIVYENADGSKHELAPETPVSMNFWGFHQNVFEKSQKLFKEFLEKDGDKPKSEFFIPIVVDNFIKNKLGVVNVLPTGAQWFGVTYKEDAPGVQASLSALVESGEYPTNLWK
- a CDS encoding branched-chain amino acid transaminase → MYSYYNENTIIYVDGEYKKATEAKIDLFGQSLHYGYAVFEGIRAYKTASGEVKIFKAEEHFDRFRRSCELIHMPYNYTNEELITACYKVLELNNLEEAYIRPLAYCPPNMTLKAASEMNVMICAWEWGAYLGEKLLKVMTSSFQRPNPKAFKIESKSAGLYVNSILASQEAKSAGYDEALLLDLDGYVAEGPGANIFFEKDGKIVTPPLGAILPGITRATVIELCEELNIPLEQRLFTTDELKQADCAFFCGTAAELIGLESLDGHAFGKPWAQSLGKLLQQAYKAKVLEKEFDRSSVKVA
- the ilvN gene encoding acetolactate synthase small subunit: MQKEYTITVYTEDRIGITNRITVIFTRRRINITSLTTAPTEIEGVYKFIITVLSERSLLDKVVGQIERLVEIHRAFVHEEDEVVYQELALYKISTKALKNGSIEKLIRENAARILTITDEYFVLEKTGHQEELIALQAKLAPYGLIEYSKSGRVAIVKWSRRFHDHLKNLSEQETDDLAEVDYTHGQPGSHQAESI
- the ilvD gene encoding dihydroxy-acid dehydratase is translated as MELNKYSKTLTQDPTQPATQAQLYGIGLTDEDLKKAQVGIASMGYDGNTCNMHLNELAQEVKKGVWANDLVGLTFHTIGVSDGMTNGTPGMRYSLVSRDLIADSIETVVGGQYYDGLITVPGCDKNMPGSLIAMGRLNRPAIMVYGGSTSPGHYKGQDLNIISAFEALGQKMAGNMNDEDYKGIIMNSCPGAGACGGMYTANTMSSAIEAMGMSLPYSSSTPAQSEAKREECRLAGQYIRLLLERDIKPKDIMTFKAFENAAVVIMAMGGSTNAVLHMIAIAKAVGVKFNINDFQRISDSTPLIADLKPSGKYLMEDLHKIGGVPLVMKYLLKAGLLHGDCLTVTGKTIAENLESVPDLDFESQSIIVPVEKPLKESGHIQILYGNLAELGSVAKITGKEGEFFRGTARVFDGEYELIAGITSGRVKSGDVVVIRNVGPKGAPGMPEMLKPTSAIMGVGLGKSVALITDGRFSGGTHGFVVGHITPEAVEGGLIGLVEDNDIIEIDAKQNTIKLEVSDEEIAARRAKWVKPALKVTSGVLYKYAKLVSNATEGCVTDEA
- the ilvB gene encoding biosynthetic-type acetolactate synthase large subunit, with translation MQQKDVLPMKPEPANQPAAATAEKLHITGSEAVIRSLIAEDVKTIFGYPGGAIMPIYDALYDFQDEVHHILVRHEQGATHAAQGYARTSGKVGVVFATSGPGATNLVTGLADAYMDSTPMVCITGQVAAHLLGTDAFQETDVIGITIPITKWNIQVTRAEDIPGAIAKAFYIAASGRPGPVLVDITKNAQVAKFDFEYSKCEYIRSYHPVPKLNNEAVRSAAALINEAKRPYILCGHGVLLAGAEKELIALSEKAGIPIASTLLGLSAVPVDHPNYVGFLGMHGNYAPNIKTDECDVVIAVGMRFDDRVTGDVTRYVKQAKVIHIEIDAAEINKIITATVGVHADAKTALKALLPLVKEAKHDEWIAGFKEADKQEQEKVNRGELYPTEGALKMAEVVRIISERTEGKAVLVTDVGQHQMIASRYYRFKDPNTNITSGGMGTMGFSLPAAMGAKMGAQEKEVVAVIGDGCFQMTLQELGTIYQSQIGVKIVILNNNFLGMVRQWQQLFHDKRYSSTEMTNPDFVQIAKGFYIPGKKVTDRADIVAAVDEMISHDGAYLLEVVVEKEDNVFPMVPAGAPIAHIRLE